One window of Botrimarina mediterranea genomic DNA carries:
- a CDS encoding alpha-L-arabinofuranosidase C-terminal domain-containing protein, translated as MTSHELPRPRGCVAATLNVRFALAGLSTLLGWGLGWSALTPCANAETKPDFALTVNAGERGAAFSDTMHGVFFEDINYAADGGLYAEMVQNRSFEHRAPLYAWSVSDDSITLEVAATKGLHKNNPAYARVRVPESAESGAIVNDGFDGFAVQAGERYLAALHVRSDQPGAEVSVVLRDGEGAEIARAVLGEASSDWRRFEGELTAEQSAGDAKLSVEFGGPGAYDLDMVSLFPADTFRGRRNGLRKDLAEKLEGLKPAFVRFPGGCIVEGRTLDNAYRWKDTVGPVWQRKQNDNLWASRENPQYHQTYGLGFFEYFQFCEDIGAEAVPIVNCGMGCQFRGRDVVPMDELGPWVQDALDLVEFANGPIDSKWGKLRADMGHPEPFNLKLLGVGNEQWMEGYFERYLVFYHALKQRYPDLQVVSTSGPQANDDYYHYAWKRFQSDVKADVVDEHYYRSPQWFLSNHERYDGYDRTAPKVFAGEFAAHEPDRASTLRAAVAEAAFMTGLWRNADVVTMASYAPLFAREGAVQWAPDLIWFDNTRSYGTPSYHVQAMYGQNVPDVVLPVTVEAGSAPQPQLRGRIGVGTWETAAEFKDIKVTRGDEVLYESSGDLEEWEQHGGDWTVEDGVLRQTSQATNVRAFVGSEDWTDYTLTLKARKLRGREGFLVSFASTDPRETSWWNLGGWGNVDHGLESPLLGLERKRGGVEEGRWYDVRIEVGPQSVACYLDGEQIHRAELPPLPPVYAAAGADDETGEVIVAIANPAAVAQTGRVALAGGSVTGAVAYELSSDSPRDVNSFEAPTRVAPKQLSIEASDGVVEREFPANSFTILRMQPAK; from the coding sequence ATGACTTCACATGAACTTCCGCGTCCGCGCGGTTGCGTCGCCGCGACGCTCAACGTGCGATTCGCCCTGGCTGGTCTCTCGACGCTTCTTGGTTGGGGCCTTGGTTGGAGCGCGTTGACGCCGTGTGCGAACGCCGAGACGAAGCCCGACTTCGCGCTGACCGTCAACGCCGGGGAGCGCGGCGCGGCGTTCAGCGACACGATGCACGGCGTCTTCTTCGAGGACATCAACTACGCGGCGGACGGTGGCCTCTACGCGGAGATGGTGCAGAACCGGAGCTTCGAGCACCGCGCGCCGCTCTATGCGTGGTCGGTCTCCGACGATTCGATCACACTCGAGGTTGCCGCAACGAAGGGCCTCCACAAGAACAACCCCGCCTACGCCCGGGTGCGTGTGCCGGAGTCGGCGGAATCGGGCGCGATTGTCAACGACGGCTTCGATGGCTTCGCCGTACAGGCCGGCGAGCGATACCTGGCGGCGCTGCATGTCAGGTCGGATCAGCCCGGCGCCGAGGTCTCGGTCGTGCTGCGCGACGGCGAGGGCGCGGAGATCGCTCGGGCCGTGCTTGGCGAGGCGTCGTCCGATTGGCGCCGCTTTGAGGGCGAGTTGACTGCCGAGCAATCGGCAGGCGATGCGAAGCTGTCGGTTGAGTTCGGCGGCCCCGGCGCCTACGACCTCGACATGGTCTCGCTCTTCCCGGCCGACACCTTCCGTGGCCGACGCAACGGCTTGCGGAAGGACTTGGCGGAGAAGCTCGAAGGGCTGAAGCCGGCGTTCGTTCGCTTCCCGGGCGGTTGCATCGTCGAGGGGAGGACGCTCGACAACGCCTACCGCTGGAAGGACACGGTGGGCCCCGTCTGGCAGCGGAAACAGAACGACAACCTGTGGGCCAGCCGCGAAAACCCGCAGTACCACCAGACGTACGGGCTTGGCTTCTTCGAGTACTTCCAGTTCTGTGAGGACATCGGCGCCGAGGCGGTCCCGATCGTGAACTGCGGGATGGGGTGCCAATTTCGCGGCCGCGATGTGGTCCCGATGGACGAGCTCGGCCCCTGGGTGCAAGACGCGCTCGACCTCGTGGAGTTCGCCAACGGGCCGATCGACTCGAAGTGGGGAAAGCTGCGTGCCGACATGGGCCATCCCGAACCCTTCAACCTCAAGCTGCTGGGCGTCGGCAACGAGCAGTGGATGGAGGGTTACTTCGAGCGCTACCTCGTCTTCTACCATGCGCTGAAGCAGCGCTACCCGGACCTCCAGGTGGTCAGCACCTCCGGGCCGCAAGCCAACGACGATTACTACCACTATGCCTGGAAGCGATTCCAATCGGACGTGAAGGCCGACGTCGTTGACGAGCACTACTACCGCTCGCCGCAGTGGTTCTTGTCGAACCACGAGCGTTACGACGGCTATGACCGCACGGCGCCCAAGGTCTTCGCGGGCGAGTTCGCCGCGCACGAGCCGGACCGCGCGAGCACGCTCCGCGCCGCGGTCGCCGAGGCGGCCTTCATGACGGGGCTGTGGCGCAACGCCGACGTCGTGACGATGGCGAGCTACGCCCCGCTGTTCGCCCGCGAAGGCGCCGTGCAGTGGGCGCCCGACCTGATCTGGTTCGACAACACCAGGAGCTACGGCACGCCCTCATACCACGTGCAGGCGATGTACGGCCAGAACGTCCCCGACGTGGTGCTCCCCGTCACGGTGGAAGCCGGCTCGGCCCCGCAGCCGCAGTTGCGCGGCCGCATCGGCGTCGGCACGTGGGAGACCGCCGCCGAGTTCAAAGACATCAAGGTCACCCGCGGCGACGAGGTCCTCTACGAGTCGAGCGGCGACCTCGAGGAATGGGAGCAACACGGCGGCGACTGGACCGTCGAAGACGGCGTCCTGCGCCAGACCTCCCAAGCGACCAACGTCCGCGCGTTCGTCGGCAGTGAGGACTGGACCGATTACACGCTCACGCTCAAGGCCCGCAAACTCCGCGGCCGCGAAGGGTTCTTGGTGAGTTTCGCTTCGACCGATCCGCGCGAGACGAGCTGGTGGAACCTCGGCGGGTGGGGCAACGTCGATCACGGCCTGGAGTCCCCGCTATTGGGACTCGAGCGCAAACGCGGCGGCGTCGAAGAGGGCCGCTGGTACGACGTCCGCATCGAGGTCGGCCCCCAGTCGGTCGCCTGCTACCTCGATGGCGAACAGATCCACCGCGCCGAGCTGCCGCCGTTGCCGCCGGTCTACGCCGCCGCCGGCGCCGACGACGAGACGGGCGAAGTGATCGTCGCGATCGCAAACCCCGCGGCGGTCGCGCAGACCGGGCGCGTCGCCCTCGCCGGCGGGAGCGTCACGGGAGCCGTCGCCTACGAGCTCTCGTCCGACTCGCCGCGCGACGTGAACTCGTTCGAAGCGCCGACGCGCGTGGCGCCCAAGCAGCTGTCGATCGAAGCGTCCGACGGCGTCGTCGAGCGGGAGTTCCCGGCGAACTCGTTCACAATCCTGCGGATGCAGCCGGCGAAGTAG